The Planctomycetota bacterium genome includes a region encoding these proteins:
- a CDS encoding HAMP domain-containing sensor histidine kinase — MERLQGELDRLEREVAHLKHLATLGTLVAQIAHESNNLLTPLVTHANATDDPEAALTRCREAAAAASRLNETVLGFGRRDADDGSVEIASCLKRVQGESADHCDVDISVPAATFVPMTHDRLAMVFRNLFANAGQAEATRVDVSGQVNSTEVTLFIQDDGRGLPSGLRGDRVFEPFATGRRGGNGLGLAICRELVTEAGGSIGVMKRAGTGTTFCIRLPRIDQPTTAAAA; from the coding sequence GTGGAGCGTCTTCAGGGCGAACTGGATCGCCTCGAGCGCGAAGTCGCCCACCTGAAGCACCTGGCGACCCTCGGCACGCTGGTCGCGCAGATTGCGCACGAGTCGAACAACCTTCTGACGCCGCTGGTGACGCACGCAAATGCGACAGACGACCCCGAGGCCGCCCTGACCAGGTGCCGCGAGGCCGCGGCGGCGGCGTCGCGGCTGAATGAGACCGTCCTCGGCTTCGGCCGACGTGACGCGGACGACGGCTCGGTCGAAATAGCGTCTTGCCTCAAACGCGTCCAAGGCGAGTCGGCCGATCACTGCGACGTCGACATCTCAGTCCCGGCTGCGACATTCGTGCCGATGACGCACGATCGCCTCGCGATGGTCTTCCGCAACCTCTTCGCAAACGCCGGCCAAGCCGAAGCAACACGCGTCGACGTCTCGGGTCAGGTGAACTCCACTGAAGTCACGCTCTTCATCCAGGACGACGGCCGGGGGCTGCCGAGCGGCCTGCGTGGCGACCGCGTCTTCGAGCCCTTCGCGACGGGCCGGCGAGGTGGAAACGGGCTGGGCCTTGCGATCTGCCGCGAACTGGTCACTGAAGCCGGCGGCTCGATCGGCGTCATGAAGCGCGCCGGCACCGGCACGACGTTCTGCATTCGCCTGCCACGAATCGATCAACCCACCACGGCTGCCGCGGCTTGA